TGGTCAGCGTGGTCTTGCCGCCTTTGCCATCATCGACCACGACGGTGAAACGGTCCTTCCCGAAATAATCCGCAGCGGGGGTGTAGGTGTAGTTGCCGTTGCTGTCGATTGAGACTGTGCCTTGGCTGGGGCGATCGCCGATGGTGTAGGTCAATGTATCGCCATCGATGTCCGTCGCGGTGACCTTGCCCTGAATCGGGGTGTCTTCGTTGGTGGTGATCTGCTGGCCTTTGTCGCCATCGGCCACGCGTGGGTTGTCATTCACCGGCGTTACGGTCACGTCTACAGTGCCAGTGGCGGTGCCTCCCTTGCCATCGGTGATGGTATAGGTAATGGTGTCCTTGCCGTGGTAATCCAGGTTGGGGCGGTAGCTCAAGGTGCCATCTGGGTTGAGGGTGACGGTGCCGTTGCGCGCCGTGGGTGTGCCAACGATGACCAGGGTGTCTCCATCTGGGTCGCGATCGTTGATGAGTACTTGAATGACGGTGTTGCTATCTTCACTGACCGTGGTTTGATCGTTGCCCGCAAGGGGGATACCGTTTATCGTTNNNNNNNNNNNNNNNNNNNNNNNNNNNNNNNNNNNNNNNNNNNNNNNNNNNNNNNNNNNNNNNNNNNNNNNNNNNNNNNNNNNNNNNNNNNNNNNNNNNTCCAGTTCCAGTTCCAGTTCCAGTTCCAGTTCCAGTTCCAGTTCCAGTTCCAGTTCCAGTTCCAGTTCCAGTTCCAGTTCCAGTTCCAGTTCCAGTTCCAGTGCCACCATCAGTGTTTGTGCTGGTGGGGATGGCTTGTGCCGTGGTGGTGCCACCATCTGTCAACGGCAGCTCAGGGCGGGTATTTTCTGCTGTGAAGTTGATGGTGGCGGGTGAGACATCTTCTGCAATTCTGACCAGCCGCACAAAGCCGTGGCTGCCATCTGCACCGCCTGCCGCCAAGCCAGCAGCAGGTGCTTCCAGCTCTGCGAACGGATCTTGCCCTTGATTGAGGGCATTGACGATTTTATCGACGGATTGATCCAGATCCTTGAGGGCGGCGTCGCTGGCATCAGTGGTCTGTGTGCCCAGTAAGTCCTGATCCACCAAGGTGGTGCGATCTGCGGTCAAGGCAAGCTGGTCACCACTGGGCAGGCGCAGCTCGACGCGGCTGCCATCGGCGGTGACGATCACATCGTTTTCCTTGACGATGTCGCCCAGTTTCAATGCGACTTTGGTGCCATCGGCTTTGACCAGGAAGGCTTTGCCTTGCAACAGAACGATGATTCCCTGGGCTTTCACGGTGGTGGTATCCGGCATGATCAGACCTTTACTTGAGCGTGTGTCAGTATGTGTATATTAGCGCATGCTGAATGATGGCTTGTATTGTACTGAGGTACAGGCGGCGAGCCAGCCACGGGCTTTGTCATCGCGTGGTTGGGCTGTGGGCGATGGGTGGGGTCTATATCTGATAAATCAGTTGTATGGAAAGCTGGCTGGCTACTGGATGCCGTTGATCAGCAAGGTGAGTTGCAGGCGGTCGCTGACGCCCAGTTTCTGGAATACCGAGGTCAGGTGCGCCTTGACCGTGCGCTCGGTGATATCGAGCTGGCGGGCGATCTCTTTATTGGATTGGCCCTTGGCGGCAAGCCTGGCGACTTCTTGCTCCCGTTCTGTAAGGGTGGTGAGGGGCGCTACGGTAGCTGTCGTGGCGGCTGGTAAGGTCTGCATGCTGCGTAGCAAGGTGGCCAGCAGGCTGCGCCCTACCCAGAGGCCGCCCCCGCCGACAACATCCAATACCTGCTGCAAGGTGCCGTGGGCGGCAAAGGCATGGCAATAGCCAGCCGCACCATTGCTTAGCCAGCTTACGCCTTCTGCGTCGCTAGGGGTGCTAGAGACCAGGATGGTTTTGTAGCGGGCGGTCAGCTCGGCAATGTGGTTGTCGGTGCAGGGGGGTAGCCCCGGCAACAGGGTATCGATGATCACCATGACATCGATACTGGGCGGGGGGAGCGGCAACCATTGGTTGAGGATGGTCACCGGGTGGCGGCTGGCGAGCGCCCCCCAGTGTTGCAGCAGGCCGGGATCAGCCGACATGATGATCAGTGTGGCAGGCATTATCGCTCACGAAGTGCGTTGGCTTTGGCGCGGATGACGGGTTTCATCAGGTATGTCAGGATGCTCCGCTTGCCGGTGATGATGTCAACTTCGGCCACCATGCCAGGAATGATCGGCAATTTCTGGGCACCGAATCGGGTAGAGTGTGTCCGCACCTTGATCAGGTAGAAGGCGTTGCCTTTGTCGTCGGTGACGGTGTCGGCGCCGATGGTTTCCACGGTGGCGTCCAGCCCGCCATAGATCGCGAAGTCATAGGCGGTGAATTTCACCAGCGCTTTCTGCCCTGGGTGAAGGAAGGCGATGTCGCGTGGCTGTACCTTGGCCTCCAACAACAGGGCGTCGTCGGTGGGGACGATCTCGATGACCTCTTTACCTGGCTGCACCACCCCGCCGACTGTGTTGAACAGAATCTGCTTGACCGTGCCATTGACCGGTGAACGGATATCCGATTGCTTGACGCGATCCTTCAATGCAACGCTGCCGGCAGTGAGCTGACCAAGCTTGCCCGTGGTTTCGGAAAGCTCGCTACGGGCCTGGTTGCGAAAGGTCAGCTCGACTTCCTGGATTTTGCGGCTGGCCTCGGCAATGGCGGCCTGGATGCGTGGGAGCTGTGCTGCGGAGGAGTCACGTTCGCCTCGGAAACGCGCAACGTCGCGCTCCAGCCTGAGCAGCTCGACATCGGATACCGCGCCGGTCTTGGCCAGCGGTCGGGTCACCTCCAGCTCTTTTGCGGTCAGCTCGTAGCTTTGCTGTGCTTGATCACGTCTGGCGCGGATTTCGTTCAGCTCTTGCGAGCGTTGTGACAATTGCTGACGGGCGACGCCGACTGTGGCGTCCAGCTCAGCCATCTTGGATTCATACAGTACCCGCTCTTGATCGATCAGATCAGGGGCTTCCTGTTGCACATCAGCAGGCGGGGTGAAGGGCTTGCCATCTGCCAGGGCGCGCAATCGAGCTGCCTTGGCGGTCAGTGACAGGTATTGGGCGCGGTTTTCGCCCAGTGATGAGGCGAAGCGGGTGGGGTCAATCTTGAGTAGCAGCTCACCGGCTTTGACGGCCTGGCCTTCCCGCACCAGGATTTCCGACACCATCCCGCCATCCAGGCTTTGCAGCACTTGCACATCTCGCGATGGAACTACCTTGCCCTCGCCCTTGGTGACCTCATCGATAGGTGAGAAGGCCGCCCAGAGCAGAAGAAACAACAAGGCTGCGGCGCTGGTCCAGACAATGACATGGGCGCCGCGCGGGGCGTGGTGATCGATGTAGTAGTTGGCATCGGCCAGGAAATCGGTGTCGTCGTGCAGGTCGCGCTTGGCTGAGAGGGACATGAGCCAATCCAGGCGCTTGCCGACCACAGGGTAGAGCCGTTGCCAGACAAGTTGTTTGAGGCTCATACACCCCTCCCGATCCGGCCACGTTGCAGGGCTTCGATGACCTGATCTTTCGGTCCGTCCGCCACGATCTTGCCGTTGTCCATGACGATCAGCCTGTCCACCAGATCCAGTAGCGAGGTGCGATGAGTGACCAAGATGATGGTCTTGTGCTTGCTGTAGATTTTCAGCTGGTGCTTGAAGCGCTCTTCGCTCTGATGATCCATCGAGCTGGAGGGCTCATCCAACAACAACATGGGTGGGTCGCTCAACACGGCGCGGGCAATGGCGACTGCCTGCCGTTGGCCACCCGATAATGATTCCCCACGCTCCCCGATGGGCATATCAAACCCGCGTGGGTGGAGGTTGGCGAAGTCGGTTACACCGGCCAGCCCCGCTGCGGCAATGATGCGTGCGTCATCCGCAAAAGGTGCGCCCATGGCGATGTTCTGACGCAGCGTGCCATAGAACAGGGTCACGTCCTGGGGGACATAACCTGTGGCCCGGCGTAACTCAGCAGGGTCGATCTGTCGTGTATCGATGCCATCGATCAAGACAGCACCCTCGGTGGGCTGATACAGGCCCAGTACCAATTTCTCGATGGTACTTTTGCCCGAGCCGATGCGACCAATGATGGCCACCTTTTCACCAGGCGCCAGCTTGAACGAAATGTCCCGCAGCGTCGGGGCTTCCTGCCCTGGATAGCTGAACGTCACATTGCGGAATTCGATTTCGCCTTTCAGGTGGGGGCGGTGCAGGAAGGCGTTGTCCTCCGGGCGCTCCACCGGGGATTGCATATGGCTTTCCACGGCCTGCAATGAGGTGCGCGCATTCTGGTACTGCATCAACAGCCCGGCGATCATCCCTAATGGGGCCATGGCGCGGCCTGCCAGCATGCTGGCAGCGATGATGCCACCCATCGACACTTTGGCGTCGATGGCCAGATACACCCCGACCATCACGGTAACGATGGATACCAATTGCTGTATCAGTTGCGCGAAATTGCTCGACAGCCCGGACAGCATCTTCAGGCGGGCACCAATCTGAGCCAGATAGACGGTTGTGCGCTCCCACAGCCGCTGGTAGTGACCCTCGGCTCCCATCACCTTGATGGTTTCCAGCCCCACCAGCGATTCGACCAGGGTGGCATTACGCTGGGCCGAGGCGCGAATGGTCAGATCGCTGAGTTCACGCATTTTCTCCTGGGCAAACAGCGAGAACAGCAAGACCAGCAGCATGCCCACCAGGGGGGGCAGTACCAGCCACGGTGAGATCCACAGCAAGGCGAGCAGAAACAATAATATGAAGGGGAGATCGACCAGGGCCGTCAGCGTGGCGGATGCAAAGAAATCGCGTACTGTCTCAAACGCCCTCAGGTTGGCGGCAAAGCTGCCCACCGATGCGGGCCTGGCATCCATGCGGATGCCCAGCACCCGCTCCATGATCAATGCTGACAAGGTCACATCGATGCGTTTGCCAGCTGTATCGACAATATAGGCGCGAACATTTTTCAGCAGAAAATCGAACAGCAGTACGCCCATCACGCCAATGGCCAATACCCACAGGGTTTCCTCGGCTCGATTGGGCACCACCCGGTCGTAGACGTTCATGGTGAACAATGGCATGGCCAGCGCAAACAGGTTGATCAGTAGCGCGGCCAGTGTGGCATCTCGATACAGTCGCCAGTTGTACCAGACAGTGCTCCAGAACCAGTGCCGCCCTTTGGTGTGGTGCAGCTCCGGCGTCCGCTCATCCAGCCGGAAGCGAGGGCGGACGATGATGGCGACACCCGTGTATTGGCCCTTCAGCTGCGCCTTGGTGACAACCTCGCCGGATTCACCACCTTCGGGCAGCCGTATCTGGAACCTGCCATCAGGCAGCTTGGCCAGGACTAGGCAGGCGCGGCGTCCGTCCAGCAGCAGCACGGTCGGGAACAAGTCTTCAGGCAATTCGTCCAGCGACCGCCGGAGGAAGCGGGTGGTCAGGCCGGCGCGGGAAGCCGCACGGGAGAATTGTGAAGGCGGGAGTTTATTGTCCACCAGAGACAGGCCTGCTGACAGAGCCTCTCGCGTCCAGG
This portion of the Chitinivorax tropicus genome encodes:
- a CDS encoding response regulator transcription factor, whose protein sequence is MPATLIIMSADPGLLQHWGALASRHPVTILNQWLPLPPPSIDVMVIIDTLLPGLPPCTDNHIAELTARYKTILVSSTPSDAEGVSWLSNGAAGYCHAFAAHGTLQQVLDVVGGGGLWVGRSLLATLLRSMQTLPAATTATVAPLTTLTEREQEVARLAAKGQSNKEIARQLDITERTVKAHLTSVFQKLGVSDRLQLTLLINGIQ
- a CDS encoding HlyD family type I secretion periplasmic adaptor subunit produces the protein MSLKQLVWQRLYPVVGKRLDWLMSLSAKRDLHDDTDFLADANYYIDHHAPRGAHVIVWTSAAALLFLLLWAAFSPIDEVTKGEGKVVPSRDVQVLQSLDGGMVSEILVREGQAVKAGELLLKIDPTRFASSLGENRAQYLSLTAKAARLRALADGKPFTPPADVQQEAPDLIDQERVLYESKMAELDATVGVARQQLSQRSQELNEIRARRDQAQQSYELTAKELEVTRPLAKTGAVSDVELLRLERDVARFRGERDSSAAQLPRIQAAIAEASRKIQEVELTFRNQARSELSETTGKLGQLTAGSVALKDRVKQSDIRSPVNGTVKQILFNTVGGVVQPGKEVIEIVPTDDALLLEAKVQPRDIAFLHPGQKALVKFTAYDFAIYGGLDATVETIGADTVTDDKGNAFYLIKVRTHSTRFGAQKLPIIPGMVAEVDIITGKRSILTYLMKPVIRAKANALRER
- a CDS encoding retention module-containing protein: MPDTTTVKAQGIIVLLQGKAFLVKADGTKVALKLGDIVKENDVIVTADGSRVELRLPSGDQLALTADRTTLVDQDLLGTQTTDASDAALKDLDQSVDKIVNALNQGQDPFAELEAPAAGLAAGGADGSHGFVRLVRIAEDVSPATINFTAENTRPELPLTDGGTTTAQAIPTSTNTDGGTGTGTGTGTGTGTGTGTGTGTGTGTGTGTGTGTG
- a CDS encoding type I secretion system permease/ATPase — encoded protein: MTEPHIQSDPFAWHVSEHESHLDPLLDCLAALTHIHGHPWTREALSAGLSLVDNKLPPSQFSRAASRAGLTTRFLRRSLDELPEDLFPTVLLLDGRRACLVLAKLPDGRFQIRLPEGGESGEVVTKAQLKGQYTGVAIIVRPRFRLDERTPELHHTKGRHWFWSTVWYNWRLYRDATLAALLINLFALAMPLFTMNVYDRVVPNRAEETLWVLAIGVMGVLLFDFLLKNVRAYIVDTAGKRIDVTLSALIMERVLGIRMDARPASVGSFAANLRAFETVRDFFASATLTALVDLPFILLFLLALLWISPWLVLPPLVGMLLVLLFSLFAQEKMRELSDLTIRASAQRNATLVESLVGLETIKVMGAEGHYQRLWERTTVYLAQIGARLKMLSGLSSNFAQLIQQLVSIVTVMVGVYLAIDAKVSMGGIIAASMLAGRAMAPLGMIAGLLMQYQNARTSLQAVESHMQSPVERPEDNAFLHRPHLKGEIEFRNVTFSYPGQEAPTLRDISFKLAPGEKVAIIGRIGSGKSTIEKLVLGLYQPTEGAVLIDGIDTRQIDPAELRRATGYVPQDVTLFYGTLRQNIAMGAPFADDARIIAAAGLAGVTDFANLHPRGFDMPIGERGESLSGGQRQAVAIARAVLSDPPMLLLDEPSSSMDHQSEERFKHQLKIYSKHKTIILVTHRTSLLDLVDRLIVMDNGKIVADGPKDQVIEALQRGRIGRGV
- a CDS encoding Ig-like domain-containing protein, translated to TINGIPLAGNDQTTVSEDSNTVIQVLINDRDPDGDTLVIVGTPTARNGTVTLNPDGTLSYRPNLDYHGKDTITYTITDGKGGTATGTVDVTVTPVNDNPRVADGDKGQQITTNEDTPIQGKVTATDIDGDTLTYTIGDRPSQGTVSIDSNGNYTYTPAADYFGKDRFTVVVDDGKGGKTTLTIDVNVLPINDAPIAQNQSVTTPEDQPISGKVFSSDGDGDTLTVSLQTAASHGTVTVNADGTYTYVPNQDFNGNDRFTVTVSDGQGGVTTATIDVTVTPVEDPAIISGTDHGSVTEDTTLLSTGQLTLTDPDAG